In the Fibrobacter sp. UWB4 genome, one interval contains:
- a CDS encoding acyltransferase has protein sequence MKPKRIEYIDVAKFLAMILVVFAHGTKESNFVAFAFAFHLPVFFILNGMTLRIENQKFGDFLTTKLRRYIIPMFGLGILCVLADLFVKWFLNNPIPDHFLLIGIANVINQIRLFAIWFLPALFFTDIILFGFHHLAKGKLAIMGVLSLLLLGVGILFNQFHNVPLVWNFDAALFGTVFTYLGFAFRHQKLSGLYNFLTKVRLRALIIGVALMTATYFISQYSYGLSHRHLEMFHRVYIPYYITLPNAIIGSLGFILICRGITNPILAKPVEMNLALLAFHQILAFPIFRVKICPEWWASVSKLPANDLKYTLFTSALTLFSVALIAVIYLAIKYSPLSAIVNQPLAGFYRRKVSGKEFPQA, from the coding sequence ATGAAGCCCAAAAGAATTGAATACATCGATGTCGCAAAATTTTTAGCCATGATCTTGGTCGTATTCGCGCATGGGACCAAAGAAAGTAACTTTGTCGCGTTTGCATTCGCGTTCCACCTGCCGGTGTTCTTTATCCTGAACGGAATGACGCTGAGGATTGAAAATCAGAAATTTGGCGATTTTCTCACGACAAAGCTTAGGCGTTACATCATCCCGATGTTCGGACTTGGAATTTTGTGCGTCCTAGCGGATCTGTTCGTCAAATGGTTTCTGAACAACCCCATCCCGGACCATTTTTTGCTTATCGGCATCGCAAATGTCATCAATCAAATTCGATTGTTCGCCATCTGGTTCTTGCCGGCATTGTTTTTCACGGATATCATACTTTTCGGTTTTCACCACCTAGCCAAAGGCAAGCTTGCAATCATGGGAGTCTTGTCGCTTTTGCTTCTTGGCGTCGGGATTTTATTCAACCAGTTTCACAATGTCCCTTTAGTCTGGAATTTTGACGCTGCACTTTTCGGAACGGTTTTCACATACCTAGGATTTGCGTTCCGCCACCAGAAACTTTCAGGGCTGTATAATTTCTTGACAAAGGTGCGGCTGCGGGCACTGATCATAGGAGTCGCGTTAATGACAGCGACTTACTTTATCAGCCAGTACAGTTACGGGTTAAGCCACAGGCATCTCGAAATGTTCCATCGCGTGTACATTCCGTATTACATCACGCTTCCAAACGCAATTATCGGTTCTTTAGGATTTATTCTCATCTGCCGAGGAATCACAAATCCGATTTTGGCAAAACCGGTCGAGATGAATCTCGCACTCCTGGCATTCCACCAGATACTTGCATTCCCCATCTTTAGGGTCAAGATCTGTCCAGAATGGTGGGCAAGCGTTAGCAAGCTGCCCGCAAACGACCTGAAATACACTCTGTTCACCAGCGCGTTGACTTTGTTCTCTGTAGCGCTGATCGCAGTCATTTACCTAGCCATAAAGTATTCCCCGCTAAGCGCCATTGTAAACCAGCCATTAGCGGGGTTCTACCGCAGAAAAGTTAGCGGTAAAGAGTTTCCACAAGCTTAA
- a CDS encoding M18 family aminopeptidase: protein MDFFEFLNTAVTPYHTVDALKSFFKANSFTEAGLVANFEPARAYFVCRGASIIAFRTPKVWGESSRFRIALAHTDFPALRISPNPDGVNAGVCTLHTEVYGSPLFTSWLDRDLGYAGMLAYVDAGSSTLKTKLFRGEKLFRIPQLAVHLNRGVNQDGLKVNPQVDFNALWAGAPESNSSEKRKNLFVASLEKELPAGARLIDFDVQLFDAQPANRGGFNDEWVYSGRLDNLSSCHAIAEAIVGAKPAENDCLVACFFNNEEVGSTTREGAAGNFLKCVLDSLTSLRSAQNDESHSSLASRLSSSIALSIDMAHAEHPNHTEKHEPNHAPLLGKGVVLKTNSQKRYASDLMSSAQLRLLCEHAGIPLQVFIMRNDMPCGSTVGPTVSASLGIPTVDIGEPMLSMHSIREMMAANDHADMIKLVETLYR, encoded by the coding sequence ATGGATTTTTTTGAATTTTTGAATACTGCCGTGACGCCGTACCATACTGTAGACGCTTTGAAGTCGTTTTTTAAGGCTAATTCTTTTACAGAAGCCGGGCTGGTCGCAAATTTTGAACCCGCAAGGGCCTATTTCGTGTGCCGAGGGGCTTCTATCATTGCGTTTCGTACGCCGAAGGTGTGGGGTGAATCGTCTCGATTTAGGATTGCGCTTGCGCATACGGACTTCCCTGCGCTCAGGATCTCGCCGAATCCGGATGGCGTAAATGCGGGCGTGTGTACGCTCCATACGGAGGTCTACGGTTCTCCGCTTTTCACGAGCTGGCTTGACCGCGACCTTGGCTATGCGGGGATGCTTGCGTACGTGGATGCTGGCAGCTCGACGCTCAAGACGAAACTGTTCCGCGGGGAAAAGCTTTTCAGGATTCCGCAGTTGGCGGTTCACCTGAACCGTGGCGTGAATCAGGATGGCCTTAAGGTTAATCCGCAAGTTGATTTTAATGCGCTGTGGGCGGGCGCTCCGGAAAGTAACTCTTCTGAAAAACGCAAGAACTTGTTTGTAGCATCGCTTGAAAAGGAACTCCCTGCGGGAGCACGGCTGATTGACTTTGACGTGCAGCTGTTTGATGCGCAGCCTGCAAATCGCGGTGGCTTTAATGACGAATGGGTTTATTCGGGCAGGCTCGACAACTTGAGCAGCTGCCATGCCATTGCCGAAGCTATTGTGGGTGCGAAGCCGGCCGAAAACGATTGCCTTGTCGCCTGTTTCTTCAATAACGAAGAGGTTGGCTCTACCACTCGCGAAGGTGCCGCCGGCAACTTCTTGAAGTGCGTGTTGGATTCTTTGACTTCGCTCCGCTCCGCTCAGAATGACGAGTCGCACTCGTCTCTCGCCTCTCGTCTCTCGTCTAGTATCGCTCTCTCCATCGACATGGCACATGCCGAGCACCCAAACCACACGGAAAAACACGAGCCGAATCACGCGCCGCTGTTGGGCAAGGGCGTTGTACTTAAGACAAACTCACAAAAACGCTACGCAAGCGATTTGATGAGTTCAGCGCAACTTCGCCTGCTTTGTGAGCATGCGGGAATCCCGCTTCAGGTGTTCATCATGCGAAACGACATGCCATGCGGCAGTACAGTCGGTCCGACGGTTTCTGCAAGTCTCGGAATCCCGACGGTCGATATCGGCGAACCTATGCTCAGCATGCACAGCATTCGCGAGATGATGGCCGCAAACGACCATGCTGACATGATTAAGCTTGTGGAAACTCTTTACCGCTAA